A stretch of Phytoactinopolyspora mesophila DNA encodes these proteins:
- the otsB gene encoding trehalose-phosphatase, giving the protein MSSMDDAVAVVRESLRPRLAQTLLALDFDGVLAPIVERPQDARALPGTAELLTQISPRVAQVAIVTGRPASDAVQLGGLADVPGLVVCGHYGLERWMGGRLETPSSDSAVDEARVRVAELVAQRPGTAIEDKGHSVAVHTRRAPDPAASLEDLRPLVSAIAEDTGLQVTPGRFVLELRPRGADKGVAVRQLAAEAGAAAVVYGGDDLGDLPAIEAVRALEADGMLGVIICSDGTEVATELREAADLVVPGPEGVQRALRSLLL; this is encoded by the coding sequence ATGTCGTCGATGGATGACGCCGTCGCGGTTGTCCGGGAATCACTCCGGCCACGCCTGGCGCAAACACTTCTCGCTCTGGACTTCGACGGCGTACTGGCACCGATTGTCGAGCGGCCGCAGGATGCCAGGGCGCTGCCGGGTACAGCGGAGTTGCTGACCCAGATCAGCCCGCGGGTGGCCCAGGTGGCCATCGTGACCGGCCGGCCGGCGTCCGATGCCGTCCAACTGGGCGGATTGGCTGATGTGCCCGGGCTGGTTGTGTGCGGCCACTACGGGCTCGAACGCTGGATGGGCGGCCGGCTGGAGACGCCGAGCTCGGACAGCGCGGTGGACGAGGCAAGGGTTCGTGTCGCCGAACTGGTGGCGCAGCGGCCGGGAACCGCCATCGAGGACAAAGGCCACTCGGTGGCGGTGCACACCCGCCGTGCCCCCGATCCCGCCGCGAGTCTGGAAGACCTCCGGCCGCTGGTGTCCGCCATAGCTGAGGACACCGGCCTTCAGGTCACACCTGGCCGTTTCGTTCTTGAGCTACGTCCGCGAGGCGCCGACAAAGGTGTGGCGGTGCGACAGCTCGCGGCTGAAGCAGGTGCCGCGGCCGTCGTCTACGGCGGCGACGACCTGGGTGATCTTCCGGCCATTGAGGCGGTCCGTGCTCTCGAGGCTGACGGCATGCTGGGTGTGATCATCTGCAGCGATGGCACCGAGGTAGCAACCGAGCTGCGGGAGGCGGCGGATCTCGTGGTTCCGGGCCCAGAAGGTGTCCAGCGCGCCCTGCGCTCACTGTTGCTGTAA